The following is a genomic window from Nicotiana tabacum cultivar K326 chromosome 3, ASM71507v2, whole genome shotgun sequence.
CTTTTTCAGACGAATAGATGGACGGAAGGTATTTGTAAACCATTTAGTAAATAATAGGGGTAGTTTAAGCCCTTTTTcgatttttaaaaagttcattatccaacccatttttaatggataatatgagtgaataactattttcttttaaccattttgccaccactataCATAAGGGACCACAGTTATATTTTCTTATCTAATCTTGGAACAATTTGATTTTTGCTAAACATTGGAGGGCCAAATTGATTTTCCTAAGAACAATAAGGGTTACACACATGGCAAAAGGAATTACGTAATACGTCGTCGTTTGTTTTGCACTTGTCACAAAACCCTTCGGTAGTAGATTTATTTTTCCAATTTGGAGGAAcggaagagagagaagagaggaggttggaattagggtttttgaagaagcagcagcagcaatggAAGGAATCACAGAGGGAGTGAATAACATGAGCGTTTCTGAgattcaaaaccaaaagaagaatCGAATTCAAGTCTCCAACACCAAAAGATCCCTTTTCTTCTATGTTAACCTCGCCaaggttcttttttttttttgtttaaattttttttaatagttGTTTGTTTGCAAAATGGGTATTCCAGATATTCGCTTGTTTCTGATAGAAGAATTAAAGTGTAgattattatttagtaatttgGTTCCCTTTAATGTATGCTGGGTTGTGGTTAGTTTTTTTCTAATACTTATTGAGACAATTGATAGGATTTTGTCTAATTTAGGATAGTCTGTAGGCATGTTAAATACCAAATCCTGGGTTTTGAGTCTGACAGTTAGATGTTTTtaatgggattggtttatttgCTTTTCTGTTCTTTTTCCATATCCAATTTGAAGACAATGTGCTTGTGGGAGAAAATCGGAAAATATTTAGTCCattctcctctctttttttctcttcatGTTTTCATGCAAAAAATTATCCATATAGACGATACATATTAGTTGGGAATATGTTTTAACACTAGCACTTTTattgtactccctccgttccaatttatgtgaatctgtttgactgggcacggtgCTTGAGAAAAAATAaagtcttttggaatttgtggtcctaaacaggTCAAAAAGGgtcccagagtatttgtgtggttaaaAAAGCTTCCCATTAATGGTAGAATTGtaaatttaagctaaattgttaccaaatttagaaaggggtcattctttttggaacggaccaaaagggaaataggttcacataaactggaacagagggagtaggTATTATGCTTTCTAGGAGTTGGTATACTTTTAGATAATATACAGAACTTCTAAtaccttttatttatatttgcatAATATTAGCGTGAGATTAGTTCAAATAAAGTAACGTAGTTAGTGAGGATTGATATAGCCGATCCCTAGTTGTCTGGGATTGAGGTATCCTTGTTGTTTTCATGTTTTCCTGGGCAGAGATGTGTGACAATTCTGGCGAAGAACTACAACTTGTAATCTATAGCAATGTCTCAGATTTTTTATGCTGGAAACTGGATTGTATGTGATTGATGATTAGGTTAATTTGAGGCAAGAAATGCTGTTCTGTATTTGGATAAACATATGCCAGAAAAAGAACACGATGCAAATTTTAGCAGTCTGTTCTGGTTTTTCCACGACCTGAGAAATCAAGAACATAGCTGTGCGAGAGAACTGAGTCACAGAGGGTTTGCTTTACATAATTCACTCCCAAGAAGCCTGCAATTTTTCAACAGTCCCATTGTTTAAGATGTTTCTacctttcaattattttattttattttaatttcttccttttttCATTGGTTAGCTCATCAAAGTGTTTGGGTTCAACCACAAAAGCTCCTTAAGACCCGCgcagtgttgtcaaaggcacgcttaaagcgcgcttaagccctaaagcgaggctcaaaacatgttgagcgcttcgcctcgctttgGGAGGGCTTCAGTGTCACATCAagctctaaggcatacttttccttgccaatgagtgtaATCTCGAAAAGGTGATACtgaacaattgatatttcactttatggaccaaaaaaatttcaattttttttgtccatatatttgttattcatgcttatagtTATTGGTCTTGGACTACGtatacatatttttacttttcGCCGGTTGTGCCTTTTTTTATTAAAGCCTACGCTTTATTTGCACTTTGCGGTAAAAGCCCCAAtagaccttagagcttttttgcgcttttcgcctttgataacactggttTTAAAGTATGTTCTGCTCTTTTTGTTGGTATTAATATTGCCTAGTTTctgaaatatttttgatttttccttCAGAGGTATATGCAGCAGTACAATGAAGTGGAACTCTCTGCTCTTGGAATGGGTAAATCCTACAGTACCTCATTTCCCTATATGTAGCTCTGGTTCTTGCTTGTAATTGGACAtcatagttttcttttatttatacattcattcattttcttttttttttttgggggggggggggtgcgtAATTCTCCGTAGCTGAATTTTTTAGAGTTCTGTTGGCTACTCTTGCATCTAGCTCATCCAATGAAACTATTCATTTTCATGTTGACTGTTGTCTAACTTTCTGAACTACACTTGTATTATATGATTTTTGCAAGTTCGATAAGTAAATGTCTTAGTATTTTCACCCTTATTGTGTATAAAGCTGACATGGCAAACATTTGAGTCATAACATTACAACCTGGGTTATGGAGGTCAGTGATCATTAGAAGCATACGATTTCTCCTGTGCTGCAATCTGATATCCTAGGAACGATTTTGAAGTTGTAAATTTTGACCGAGAAAGTGTCATGATTTTTGTCTTGGATTGGAGTCGTCGAGTATATTTGGCACGGTTCAGTATCAACTCTTAGTTGGGGAAACCTCATAGTATCTCTAAGAGCAGAGTGCTTGAAAATTATGTTTGAGTTCAAGAAAGAAGATGATTACGATCAGTGAAACAGTTTAACACTTAATGCTTTCTTGTTGTGTGGGGCCATACTTATTTGttatgtcatactgtcattacttgTTAGGATTGGCTCGTCTTATAGTTCTTAAATGGATTCACAATATTTCCTATCTATGCATGCAGCTATTTCAACAGTGGTGACTGTTGCTGAAATTCTAAAAAATAATGGATTTGCTGTTGAGAAGAGTGAGGCTTCTCCTACTTGATTCCCTCTTTTTTAGTAGGCTTTTTGCATCCAGATCTGAACTTGGACAATGCACTTTCTGCAGAGATCAGGACACTTACTGTGGACATGAGGGATGAGCCAGGAGCACGGCCAATACCGAAAGCAAAGGTATATTTGAGACGCATTATATCTAGGTGTTAACGGATGCATTCTATACTTATTCAATGGTTCTTAAGTACTAAAGCTCATTATGTAAAACTGGTCAATCATTGTTGTGGAAATTTTACTCAATTTCAGAACTCAGATTCTCTCCaagtacaaaagaaaaagaaactcaGATCTTCTGTATAATGGTAGCATATACCTTGTTAAGTGTTAAAAGACGAGTCTGGTGCTGATAAGCTCATTTAGCTGTGTTTTTTCAGCTGAGATATCATGCCAACTTCGTTCTCAAACTCAAGAATGGTAGGGTATGGGTGGTTACGTTAACTTTCATGCTCACCAACTAGCCTGTGCATACCTGAACCTGACTGAATTGTTATATTTACTCTGCCTGCTTTCATATGTATTTTCGTTGTTTTGCTCATTGGGTTGTGCTTGCTGTGCTAATCCTTTCTGTTGAAAAAAAGTTGGTGATTTCTTCGAGCAGCAGTTGGAATTGAGAGAATATAGCATTTCAGCCAGTTTTCTTGCCACCTTTTCTAAGTTGTTATTCTTTAATTTATTAGACATCTTATATCTATGAAGCTTCATTTTTAATCATATGAAGTTTTCTCCAGCCTTAACCACCTCTTGGTTTTTCACCATCAATGTGGCAAAAGCATTTTCCTTTTAATGTTTCACTAGATATCTTTGGTTTTTCTTTCTGTAGATTGAAGTAGTGATGGGAAAGACAGAGAAGTTTGATGAGTTGATGGCTGCTGAAGCAGAGCAAAACGGCGACAACGAGGAGTAAAGCTGAAGCCCTCGGTTCTTTCGTAATGGTTTTAGTAATCCACGTAACTGCATTCTTGAATTCAGAAGAGATAAGAAGGTTAACTGTTCTTGGTACTTTTGGTCTATGATTGGATCTGTTGAGTTTAGTAGTTTACCCTCTACCGCATTCATAatttgtaaaaagaaaaaaattgaatttcaTTAAATCGTGGATGTGTTAGCAAGCTGTGGCATTACATTTAGTAGCGCAAATTTAACAGAATATCAAGCAATTGATAAGATTTATCCATATGTTGCCAATGGAGTGTATAGATAGATATACAAGATGTTCAATATAATGTCTTGACTGATTACTAAAACCAAATTGATAAAAATTTCATAGCAAACCAAAATTGACTTATTGGTGACCGTATGTGCATCTGTTAATACTTAGAACGAACTTCAAGTAATCTGATTAATAATACTAGTACATCTCAATTTAACAATCCAACTAGGAACTCAGACCTTATTCATACCTAGtaggtagagagattgtttctgATAAATTTGCGCTACTAAATGTAATGCAGTAGCACAAGCATTAGCaacaacaaaataacaagaaaacaaagcAAAGGGACCATGGGCATACGTAGGATTTCTTGTAAGCGGTGTCGACTGATATTAGGCTATATAGACGATATTTACACCTTAATTATACCATGCTTTATTGTTGATTTATAGgcgaaatgataacaaaatgctctaattggtgttcttttgcttcgcagggactaatccaagttaggaagaattatggagtgttttggagtcaataatgtgaagaaaacgTCCAATCAAGAAGCACCCGAGCGGAAAGAAGCAAAAAATGGACTGGGGTGGAATCCACCGCGACCGCGACATGCAACTAATGCGAGGCAGAATGTTTGGCCCTCACCGCAGTCGCGGTGAACTGTGCAATTGCCAAGACTTTTGGAACCAAAGTGTAACTCGGGGAAAACTTATTCCAAACTCTTATAAACTCAAGAAGCTCGCCCAAGAAAGGATTAAGCTTGTTTTTAGAGtactttggaggcaagaacaagtgtgagaagatcaaccaaacattagagtttttctatctccttttattttTTGCAATTACACATTATGAACCATTTAGTAGTGTTATCTTgttttgttatgagtagctaattccctagtctagggttttgatggaacctattgaaggatgaacttcttgttatgttaatatagtttgcccagcTTAATCTCTATTtattcaactacgttcttgtagtagttaattgataggatcctcaattagctgtgcccaTTTattgtgcataactcgggagaaagtgcatatttaggtaattgttgaacaacacactcccaaagtatatgaaggatcaataaccgagggtttaaaggcggggtTAGGGATAATAAAGCCttgagtgcaatctaaagtgagctgtaataaacaaagccaactagcataactcgggagagtgcgtctagtaaattgtcgtgattactcgggagagatttacggtaataagagtgctcacgattgatagagacgattaggtgaatctatgtgaaacataaccggaagggatttcatcaataggagaaatcataaccttagatccttctcttaattgtttacaacttaatcatagtcAGTCTTTGTTTACTTAATTGCAGTCATTCATAGTTAGTAGAAATATCCTCAATTGTTATTCATAACGTTTGAGAAGTTGATTACGTAGAATTTAGTGAGTCTAacaagagtaattgataggttaattccttgtgggttcgactctgagcgaaatactcagattatatttgcaacgtccgcgtgtccttttttataaggcatagttgggcgtgatcaaatttt
Proteins encoded in this region:
- the LOC107790030 gene encoding uncharacterized protein At2g34160, with the protein product MEGITEGVNNMSVSEIQNQKKNRIQVSNTKRSLFFYVNLAKRYMQQYNEVELSALGMAISTVVTVAEILKNNGFAVEKKIRTLTVDMRDEPGARPIPKAKIEVVMGKTEKFDELMAAEAEQNGDNEE